The genomic window AATTACACTTCTGCCTAAAAAGAAACCTTTAACCTTTCCAAAAAATCCCTCTCTTGATTTTGTAAGTTTCTCTTTCAAGGAGGTGAAAAAGCCTTTCTTTTTAACTGGACCTACCCCTTCCTCCTCACTTTTTTGTACCTCTTTGGCTATCACTTTTTTCTCTTCCTTTATCTTTTCAGATTCCTGTTTTCCTTTCTCTTCTTGAGATTCATATTCAAAGAGTTCGCTTTCCAACTCTTCAATTGTCTCTTCAGTATCTTTTTTGTCAGCTATAAATTCATCTTCAGTTACTTCCTCTATGACCTTTTTGACATCTTCGGCTTCTTTTTCATCATAGATGACCTTTTCCTTCTCTATCTCCTCAGGAGTCTTTTCATTTTTTTTACCAAATCCAAATATCTTCTTTAAAATTCCCATTTTTTTCCTCCTAAACACTTATTTTACAAGGTTTTTAATAAATACTATCACATTTAATACCCATTTTCAAGATAAAGGGCACCGTGACAGGATAGTGATAAAATTTATCATCAAATAGAAGCTTAAGAAAAACAGACCCCATTTATGGAGTCTGTTTTAAAGTTCTATCCCTATAAATGCATAAAATGTCATCGCCGCAAGGGCAAATGTCAACAGTTTTATTGGCCCGCCCTCAAAAAATTTAGGGATTTCAAGGTATTCCAACCGCTCGTTTATAGCCCCGAATATAAGACAGAAAATCAGGTAAAAAAATCCTGTTACAAAAATCAACAGCAGATTTTGTGTATATGCAATTTCAGGGTTTATATTAAAGGCTGCAAGTATCAGCGAAAGTTTTACAACGTCATCCATCTCTCTTATCCTATGTTTCTTTTTAAGAAGGCCCTTCACTATCTCCCCAATAAAAAATATAATGACTGCCGTGGAAAAAAGCCTCCCCCTCGTAATAAAATAAGAAATTGTGTATCCTGGCAAAATCAGAAAAATTATGTTTAGTGTTAGCATCCCTACTCTTCTTTCATCATTTTTATCCTCGAGATACTTAAATCCACCATAATATTTAAGAAAAAAAATATTTTGTGTGATAAAAGCAGCCAGAATAATACCTGCTGTAAACCTAAACATCTGACTCCCTCCTCCAAATTTTTCTTAAAATCCCCACTGCAAGGGCAAAAGCAAACAATATTCCTGGGGGTAACTTGAAAAACAAAACCGGTTCTGGAAAATACAAGAAAACTGTTCTAATCCCCCACGTCATAAGCCCTAAAATTATAAAAGTACCACTTACATTGATTACATCCTTTAGACCGTTACTCATATTTAAAAACATATAATAGTTTAAAAACATGGCAACTAAAAGAGGGGCAAACCTTTCGCCTAAATTTTGAGAGATTTCACCGGCAAAGTACATTAATCCCGAGGCAAGAATAAATGAAAAAATCATGATGTTATACCTGTAATATCTGCCTTTCACCAGTTTTTTCTGGATGTTCCCGTAGGAAAGAAGCAACAAAAGAAATACCGTCTCTATTGCCCAGATCTCTATTATATCTAAAAAACTAACGTTAGAGGCAAGCACCAGTATAAAAACACCACTTTTTATTAGAAGTTTCATCCCTCTTTTTATCATTTCTCCTCGCCCTCATTCCATTCAGGAGAAGCGCCAGCCTGAGAATCTGTCTCCTCTGATTTTTCATCGTACTCTCCACCATCTTCAGCTCCATCTTCCCAGTCGCTGTCTGTAGCGCCCCCGTAACCATCCGTCTCATCATCTTGGTAACTGCCTTTTTCAGTAAGAACCTTGCTGCTATCCAGTATATCCATGAAGATTTTATGAATATTTTTGTAGGTGTATGTCGCTCCAGCGGCTGCATCTATCTCTTTGTTAAATTGATGACCTGAATCCATACCCCGCCAGTGCTCAAGCCATTTTTTATCCCTTATAGCTGCTCCGAGCCCCTCTGTCTCACTCTCTTCTAAAATACTTACCCCTGCTATATTTCTGTCTGGAGTTATCCCTAAAGCAAATTTTATCATTTTACTCCCATATCCTTTTGTCTCACCGAGAACTAAATAATATTTCCCCCCCTCTTCGTCGTAAGCTGGGATAAAAATGTATCCTTCGTGAAAAATCCCATCTTCATCTTGGAATCTCAAATTTTTCTGGAAGATATAACTCTTCATCTCCTCCATCTGCTTGTTTTTACGGACTTCATTTCTTTTTTCACTTATTTTCTCAACACTGCCAAGGATAGATATACCTATTATAAAAAGAATTAAAACTGATAATATTCCATATATTTTTTTCATATCCCTGTCCTTTCCATAAACTCTAGGCTCTGTATACCTGTTTATGAGTGGAGTTACTAGATTTCCTAGTAGAATTGCGTACCCGATACCTGCCGGATGTGATGTGTAGTTTGCTATAAAAAATGCTAGGGTTCCAACCAACACTGCAAAAACTCCCTTCCCCCTTTCGGTTACAGGTCCGCTTACCATGTCAGTACACATATACACCGCCCCAAAAAAAAGTCCCCCTCCTAACATTGATAGGACAGGGTCTGCACCGTAGAAATAGCTCAGCAGACCTTTACTTGCAACAACCAGAATAGGCACTCTCCACTTAAGCCTTTTTCTGAAACCTAGATACAGAAAACCTATCAGAATAGCTGCTTTATTTGTTTCCCCGATTGATCCTAGAATATCTTTTCCTACAAGGAGAGCTTTATAAAACTCCAACCTCCCCCCCATACTTTCCGTAACCCAGTTTAAGCCTCTGTATTTTATAAGGGGAAATATTGTCGGTGCCGCGACCCCGTCAGGTGTATAAAAGCTAAAAAGATATCTCGGGAAGGATACCATCATAAATATTCTTCCCACTAGAGCTGGATTAAAAATATTTTGTCCCACACCTCCGTACGCCATCTTTCCTATACCTATTCCAAAAACACTTCCCATAGCCACCATCCACAGAGGTACCGTGTGCGGAATTATAAGGGCTAAGAGAAGTGTTGCCACAAGCCCACTCCCGTCAAATATGCATTTCCAGGATTTATCCATTGTTTTCGCCATGACAGCTTCTGTAGCAAGGCCTGCACTGACAGATACTGCAATTATACCAATAGCTTTCAGTCCGAAATAATAAACTGCACTCAGAATACATGGTAAAAGTGCTATCACCACATCCCACATCACCCATTCAAGTGTGTCTTTTATTCTAACATGAGGAGATTCCGTTACTTTATACACCTTTTTTTACCTCCCTCAGTTTTTTCATACCCCAAAATATCGATTTAATAAGAGGTCTCTTGGTTGGGCAGATATACTCACAGCTGCCGCATTTTATACAGCTGCTCAGACTGTACCTTCTCTCCATTTCCAGGTGATCTTTTTTCCTTTCTAGCTCCACGTATCTGAGGGGCATAAGACCCATAGGACATACATCCACACAGGCACCGCAGTTTATGCAGGCTTTTGTCTCATATTCATTGCATTCATCTTTTATAAGGGCTAAAATCCCACCAGTTCCCTTTTTGATAGTTTTTTTTTCATTTCCTAAAGCTATTCCCATCATAGGCCCGCCTAGCACCAGTTTGTAGGTATTATCCCTGTCTATCCCCGCATAGTCGAGTATCTCTTTTATCGGAGTCCCTATTTTTACCATTATGTTTTTAGGCTCTTTTATCCCTTGACCCGATACAGTAACCACTCTTTCTGTTAGAGGCTTTCCCATGTACAAACTTTCGTAGAGAGCATAAAGGGTTCCAACATTCAGAGTTATGATTCCGTACTCCATGGGTATTTTATGGGTTTTTACTTCTATCCCCATTACAGATCTTATTATCTGCTTCTCTCCTCCCTGAGGATAGAGACTTTTAAGAACAGCTATTTCCATTCTACTGTTTCCCTCTATCATTTTTTGTATCTCTTTGATGGCCTCCATTTTATTATCTTCTATTGCAAAGATTATCTTTTCTATTCCCATAAACTCCATTAAGAGTTTTAATACACTTATCAGCTCTGCTGTTTTTTCCAACATAATTCTGTTATCTGCATTGAGATAGGGTTCGCATTCTGCGCCATTCACAATAATGGTATGGAGTTTTTCATATTCCGAGGTGTGGAGTTTCATATGGGTGGGAAACATCGCCCCTCCGAGCCCACATATTCCCATCTCTCTGATAAAAGTTATGAATTTCAAAATTGAGCACCCCCGTGTATTTAGAGGTATAAAATCAACTTTATTGTTTTTAAAGTCATTTTCTATTACTATGAAGGTTTCCCCGTCTTCTACTACCATGTCCCTAACATATCCTGAGACAGGTGAATGAACTGCTACCGAGATCATCGCACAGCACTGGCCTATCTGCTGCCCGGACATTACATAATCTCCTTTGGATACCAGTGAGCAGGCTGGTGCTCCTATATGCTGGTGAAGAGATACATGATATTCTTTCACATCTGGCATTTTTTCTATACTTTTACTTAATGTGAGAGTCTTCATCTCATTGGGATGGACTCCACCTCTTGGTTTCAATACTTTCATAAGTGCCCCCTGTATTTATTGGCAGAATTTGCCAAAAATCTTAAAATAATTATTCTGTCTTAGGAATAAAAATCCTTTTTAAGCACCTGTAATTTTATACGTCCTGTCCATGCTATTCTCCAAATTTTTATGACTCTCAGATTTTTTAAAGTTAAAAAATATTAAATACTATTTTATCTCTCTATCAATTCTTCTAGCTATTTTTTTGAACATCTTTGTGGTTCCTGTGGCACCTGCCACAAAATCAATTTTTTCTCCAGTTTTATATTTTGTTTCCAGTATGCTCACAGCCTCATCAAAGCTGATCCCAGATTTTTCCTGCATTTTTAAGTTATACGCTGTATTTTCTTTCTTCATTTGACCTGCAAATTTCTCTGATTCCGGATAGCATACCTCATCATATTTAGCATTTACAATTTGCCCATTCTTGATATAAACTTCCAGTATTCCTTGGTTGCCTTTTGAGTCTTTTGCCCTTCCTGTATATCCCCAAGGCTTTTTTTCCAACTCAACTCTTCTTTCTTTGTATTCATGTCCTAAAAGTGCTAAAATTATTGAAATAGCTCCGAATATAGCTACCTTTATTCTTTTTTCCATTTTTAGCCTCCACATAATTTTAAATTTAAACAAAATAAACTTTATTGTTGATTTTTATTTTTTGTAACTATTAAAAAGACAGTCAAAAGACTGCCTTTTTAATAGTTTATTTTTTATTAAACAAGTTTTTTTATAGCCTCTACTTTGTTTGTTCTTTCCCAAGGAAGGTCTAAATCGGTTCTTCCTATGTGACCAAAAGCCGCTAAGTCTTGATACTTAAAATTTCCTGATCTCAATTCTAAGGCAAGTTCTATTCCTCTAGGGCTTAGATCAAATACCTTTTGTACTATCTCTGCCAGTTTTATCTCCTCTATTTTTCCTGTTCCAAAGGTATCTACTTTTACAGACGTAGGCTCTACTACCCCTATAGCATAGGAAAGCTGTATCTCACATTTTTCTGCCAGTTCTGCCGCCACTATGTTTTTAGCTACCCATCTTGCTGCATAAGCTGCCGATCTGTCCACCTTGGAAGGATCTTTTCCTGAGAAAGCCCCTCCACCGTGTCTGAAGTATCCTCCGTAGGTATCTACTATTATCTTTCTTCCTGTAAGACCTGCATCTCCGTGAGGTCCTCCGATTACAAATCTTCCTGTAGGGTTGATATGGTAGTGTTTTACCTTTCCTGGATTCATGTTGTATTTTTCAAGGACAGGCTTTACTATTTTTTCGATTATTGTCGTGTGTATCTCTTCCTGGCTGACTTCAGGGTTATGCTGTACAGATACCACCACTGTATCCACGTGGTCTACCTTCCCGTTTTTATTGTATGCCAGAGTTACCTGAGATTTTGCATCTGGTCTTCCCCAGATTATCTCTTTAGATCTAGCCATTCTTGTGTATTTTACGATTATCTCTCTTGCAAGTACAAGAGCCAAAGGCATGAGTTCCGGAGTCTCTTTTACAGCTCCTCCAAACATGATCCCCTGGTCTCCTGCTCCCCCTATATCCACACCCATGGCTATATCAGGTGACTGTGAATGGATTGCGTTCAGCACTCCGCAGTCTGAGTCAAATCCCATACCCTGCTTGTATCCTATCTCGTCTATCTTGTCTCTCACTATCTGCTGTACATCTACATAGGTATTAGTAGTTATCTCTCCTCCTACCACTACCTGCCCTGTTGTACAGAATACCTCACATGCTACTCTAGAGTTTGGATCTTCTGCTATACATGCATCTAGCACTGCGTCAGATATCTGGTCGGCTATCTTGTCTGGATGACCTGGTGATACACACTCTGAAGTAAAAAATATTTTATTTTCCATTTATATGAATCCTCCTTGGTAATATTATCTTTTCATAAAAAAAGCCCCTTTCAATAAGAAAGAGGCTGTACAGACTATGTCTCTCCCTTATCTTCGCTTTTTTAGCTCTGAAATTAGCACCACACCTTTTTAGGCAGGTTGCCGGGTTTCTCAGGGTCAGTCCCTCCACCACTCTCGATAAGAATCATATATTATTTAATTTTATTTAGATAAATTATATACCTCTGTTATATTTTTGTCAATAATTTTTGCTTTCTTGGGTTAAATATTAAAAATATTTAATTTGACACAGGTAGATTCTTCTGTTATTATTACTCAAATCAAAATTAAAAAGACAAAGTACTATTTTTTTGAACTATAGCAAAATTAATAAAATAAATTCAGACACAAATTCCACTTATAAATACATTGTGATAAATTTTGTCTTATAAAGTTCAAGCCAAAGTATCTTTTGGTAGTATGCCGTTTAGAATAAATCTAAATGGTTTTTTTTATACAGATTTTTATTATATTTATTTAAAAATTATAAATTTAGGAGGAACACATTATGAAAAAACTCGGACTTCTACCAAAACTTGTACTTGGAATCTTAGCCGGTATTCTTTTTGGGAAAATAGGTTTTATCCCCTTAGTTAGGCTTTTCGCCACATTCAACGGTTTATTTGGAAATTTTCTTGGTTTTATAATACCTCTTATGATAATCTCCTTTGTGGCTCCAGGAATAGCAGACCTTGGAAAAAAAGCTAACAATCTACTCCTTTCCACTGCAGCACTGGCCTATATATCCACAATTTTTGCAGGTCTTATGGCATATTTCAGCGGAAAAGCTCTTCTGCCCATGGTTGTAAAAAACTTCCAGCTCACAAGTAAAGAAGCTGTTTCCATATCACCCTATTTTTCAATAGAAATTCCTCAAATAATGGGTATTATGAGTGCTCTTATTCTTGCTTTCATTTTAGGTTTAGGTATTGCCAATACCGCCGAAAAAGAAAAAACTCTTTTAAACTTCCTAAAGGATTTTCAGAAGATAATTGAAAAAGTTATAACTTTTGTAATCATACCCCTAATTCCGGTACATATCTCTGGAATTTTTGCCAGGATAACTGCAGAAGGAAACCTTGTTTCCACGATAAAATCATTTTCAGGTATATTTTTTATGATTCTTATTCTACAGGTGGTATACATCCTTATTCAGTATACAGTTGCATGCAGCTACAGTAAAAAACCTTATTTCACC from uncultured Ilyobacter sp. includes these protein-coding regions:
- a CDS encoding RnfABCDGE type electron transport complex subunit D, whose protein sequence is MYKVTESPHVRIKDTLEWVMWDVVIALLPCILSAVYYFGLKAIGIIAVSVSAGLATEAVMAKTMDKSWKCIFDGSGLVATLLLALIIPHTVPLWMVAMGSVFGIGIGKMAYGGVGQNIFNPALVGRIFMMVSFPRYLFSFYTPDGVAAPTIFPLIKYRGLNWVTESMGGRLEFYKALLVGKDILGSIGETNKAAILIGFLYLGFRKRLKWRVPILVVASKGLLSYFYGADPVLSMLGGGLFFGAVYMCTDMVSGPVTERGKGVFAVLVGTLAFFIANYTSHPAGIGYAILLGNLVTPLINRYTEPRVYGKDRDMKKIYGILSVLILFIIGISILGSVEKISEKRNEVRKNKQMEEMKSYIFQKNLRFQDEDGIFHEGYIFIPAYDEEGGKYYLVLGETKGYGSKMIKFALGITPDRNIAGVSILEESETEGLGAAIRDKKWLEHWRGMDSGHQFNKEIDAAAGATYTYKNIHKIFMDILDSSKVLTEKGSYQDDETDGYGGATDSDWEDGAEDGGEYDEKSEETDSQAGASPEWNEGEEK
- the rsxC gene encoding electron transport complex subunit RsxC, with amino-acid sequence MKVLKPRGGVHPNEMKTLTLSKSIEKMPDVKEYHVSLHQHIGAPACSLVSKGDYVMSGQQIGQCCAMISVAVHSPVSGYVRDMVVEDGETFIVIENDFKNNKVDFIPLNTRGCSILKFITFIREMGICGLGGAMFPTHMKLHTSEYEKLHTIIVNGAECEPYLNADNRIMLEKTAELISVLKLLMEFMGIEKIIFAIEDNKMEAIKEIQKMIEGNSRMEIAVLKSLYPQGGEKQIIRSVMGIEVKTHKIPMEYGIITLNVGTLYALYESLYMGKPLTERVVTVSGQGIKEPKNIMVKIGTPIKEILDYAGIDRDNTYKLVLGGPMMGIALGNEKKTIKKGTGGILALIKDECNEYETKACINCGACVDVCPMGLMPLRYVELERKKDHLEMERRYSLSSCIKCGSCEYICPTKRPLIKSIFWGMKKLREVKKGV
- the metK gene encoding methionine adenosyltransferase is translated as MENKIFFTSECVSPGHPDKIADQISDAVLDACIAEDPNSRVACEVFCTTGQVVVGGEITTNTYVDVQQIVRDKIDEIGYKQGMGFDSDCGVLNAIHSQSPDIAMGVDIGGAGDQGIMFGGAVKETPELMPLALVLAREIIVKYTRMARSKEIIWGRPDAKSQVTLAYNKNGKVDHVDTVVVSVQHNPEVSQEEIHTTIIEKIVKPVLEKYNMNPGKVKHYHINPTGRFVIGGPHGDAGLTGRKIIVDTYGGYFRHGGGAFSGKDPSKVDRSAAYAARWVAKNIVAAELAEKCEIQLSYAIGVVEPTSVKVDTFGTGKIEEIKLAEIVQKVFDLSPRGIELALELRSGNFKYQDLAAFGHIGRTDLDLPWERTNKVEAIKKLV
- a CDS encoding dicarboxylate/amino acid:cation symporter; amino-acid sequence: MKKLGLLPKLVLGILAGILFGKIGFIPLVRLFATFNGLFGNFLGFIIPLMIISFVAPGIADLGKKANNLLLSTAALAYISTIFAGLMAYFSGKALLPMVVKNFQLTSKEAVSISPYFSIEIPQIMGIMSALILAFILGLGIANTAEKEKTLLNFLKDFQKIIEKVITFVIIPLIPVHISGIFARITAEGNLVSTIKSFSGIFFMILILQVVYILIQYTVACSYSKKPYFTSIKNLLPAYFTAIGTQSSAATIPVSIECSRANKIDEDIIDFVVPLCATIHLAGDTITLVLGSMGLLIATGVDPDFALMFPYILMLGVTMIAAPGIPGGGVMAALGLLENMLSLGQNQLALMIALHFSQDSFGTATNVTGDGAIAIIINEKVKRTSATKSNKNTSS